CCATATGACCACCTCTACTTCGTGTATTCTTCATATGATGAAACAGCTCGAATGCAACTAATATATTATCAGTTATTAATCGGCCCGGTGTGAAGGCACTCTGATTCTCCGATACAATATCCCCCAAAAATATCTTCAATCTATTAGCCAATACTTTGGAAACGAGTTTATATACTACGTTGCACAAGCTAATCGGACGGAAGTCTTGCATCTTATCTAGGGCTTTCTTTTTTGGGATTAACATAATATTAGTGACATTCATACCATCCGGAAAGTGAGCCCCGTTTAGAACATTAAGCACGCATCAAACCACCGCAGGACCAATGATATGCCAATAGGTCTGGTAAAAAAGTCCATTCATCCCATCAATTCCCGGAGCTTTCAAAGGATGCATCTGGTTTAAAGCCTCAAGAATTTCCTCCACACGATAATGCTCCCGTAAACCCGCATTCATTTCCTCTGTTACCCTCCCCTCAATTCCAACAAGAAGCTGACTGTAACCCACTGGCCGTGACGATTTAAATAACCCCTTGAAGTAGTCCACGACACATGCAGCTATCTCGGTATTTGTCGTCTTAATTTGCCCATCATCCGTCACAATCTTAGCAATATGGTTCTTTTCTTTGCGCTGGGTCGCTCTTCTATGAAAGAAGGATGTGTTTTTATCGCCATCCTTCAACCACATGGCTCGCGACCGCTGTCTCCAAAACGTTTCTTCCTGCTTCATCAACTCCGCAATCTCCTTGACCACTTTACGTCTTTCCTGGACCTCCCTACTCGACCTACCCCCTTCGTTCAGGCGCCTAAGCCTCTCCCTCTTCTTGCGTAGGTCCCTTAGAATTTTGCCAATATTCACCCCCTTCCATTTTTGGAGCTCCCTTGCACATTGATTGATACACTCAAGCAAATCTGAGTCCTGCTGCCCCCATCCCCGTATAACCGCATCCTCACACCCATCCTGGCCCACCCAAATTTGCTCAAACCTGAACCGTTTTGGAGCATCACTCCCGCTGCTACTCCGTCTATGAAGAATCACCTTAATAGGGGCATGGTCAGACCATTCCCTATCTAGATGTATTAGTTTAGCGTAAGGAAAACGGTCCGTCCATGTCCTAGAAACCATAGCCCTATCCAATCTACATTGTCGATTATCTTCAACTGCTTGCCCATTATCAAAGGCAAACTCGTGCCCTTCATAAGGAAGATCACGCAACCCACATTCATCAACAACATCCCGAAAACTATTCATTTGTGTCTGAGGCCGCGAACCACCTTTCATCTCCGTAGAAAAAAAGAATTTCATTAAAGTCCCCCAAGCAAATCCATGGCAAATGAGAGGCAGTAGCCAGAATGCGAAGTTGTTGCCAAGACAAGTGACGGTCTTGCACAGCTGGCCATCCATAAAAACCCGTAATTCTCCATTTCTCATCGTCCTCACCCATCTCCAAATCGATATAGTGGACTGTCGCAGAGACCACTACACACCGCAAGCCCTTCCTCCACATCACCGCAAGTCCCCCTCATCGACCCATACTATCCACCTCATACCCTTCATAACCATCTAATCTACTTCGAACTTTGCGCATCTCTACAGTACTGAGTTTTGTTTCGCACAAAAAAACGAAACTAGGGGCTTCCTTTCGGATAAGGTTACATAGTCCGCCTACCGCAGCCGGGTTGCCCAAACCCCTGCAGTTAAGGCTTAAAAGATTCATGAGGCCCGGCGGGGTTGAGTcccctcaacctccgcctcagatgAACACACATCCATGTTTAGGAACATTTTCGTTGCTTCTCTACCTGTCTCAACATCCTCTACCTCTCGTCCTCTTTTAGTAGCAACTATCAGTGAACTACCCGTACCATCAGACCTCCCCTGCTCTCTCTCAAACCGCCTCCATGTCCGTGCAATATAACCCGCGTGCGTGACCCCCTCTGACATTCCCAGCCTCTCCTCCCCTTCCCCACCAGTCGTCGTACCCACTGCCATCTCAACTTCCCCTCCCATCTGATCAAGTTCTTCCTCCCTCACAATAATCCCACCAGTACCACCCACCTCTACCTCCGTACCCGTCTGTTTCTCCTTAGAAATTGCCCTGAAAACAGCTTCGCCTGAACTACTAGTTACCTTGTCCCTGCCTTGCTCCTTCTTTCTCGTAGCAGCCAGGGAAATGGACTGTAGATCCGTCTCTTTTCAGCATCGATTTGGCCACCTTCGACCTCCCTTCCACACTCATTTTCACCACCTTCCACGGAGATGCACGCAACCACTCTCCAAACTGCAACTCCCCCTCCTCATACGGCCCTTCGTCACACTCCTTCTCCCCATGCCCCAAGATGCCACAACCATAACAGAAATGTCGGGATACGCTCATACTTCACATCGAATTTCGTTAAAAGCCCATTCGGCAATTTGATTTGTACACTGCTCTTAAAAGGGGTTCGAACATCGTGTAGAATTCTGATTCTAATAGCCCTCTTCAACTCAGGATATTGGGATGTATCCATCGTCACAAACGACCCTAATTGTGCAGCCAATCTCCTAACATTTGCCTCGTTCGTTCTCCCTCTAATTGGTAAATCGTAGATTCGTACCCAAATTGAGATGAGAAAAAGTGGTGTGTCCGTCAGTTTACCATCTTCGCAGGGATCATTAAAACACCAAATGTATTTATCAAAGTGCCAAGGTTGTCTATCTAACACCCTAATTTTGTCTTTCTCAGAGGCAAAGCGGAATGCAAAAATTTTTTGTTTAGCATCGAGAACATTACCTATAACTGCCTCCTTCGAATTCCATAGCTTCGTCATTTTATCAATTGCGGCCTTCACATTAATCGACTTCGACGCCCATAACCTTCCCACAAGTAATAGATCGTTCCTCTTCTTCTCCGTGTTATCGTCCCCCATATCCCATATATAATTATCCTCTTCATCCTCCTGGTCGATACTAGCAATACGTTTCCCAAGTTGTTTGTCGCGGGATCGACCTTCCTCCATAATACTGAGCCAGACCTCTATCAGCCAGAAAAAAACGTACGAAAAGAGAGCACACCCCTCCGTCAGGACGGAAGAGAAGAGCCTTGAGCGAGAAGGAAGGAACAGAGACGAGCAAAGACGGAATCTCCACAGAGCGTTCTAAGGAAACCCTAGAAAAAACCCTAGGAGCACTGTGTTTTGtttactttatttatttgttaaccatattttaatataaataaataaacgaatgAAACTGAGAGGATTAGTCGGAGGGAGTATAAAGTACTCCGTTATGCAGTAAGTAACTAATGAGTAACCCTTAAAAATAACCTCATATCCAATTACTGATTATTTGTGAATGGGACGAAATTATTTTGAGCAAATTGTTTAAAGAGTCCATAACAATTACAATTAGGGGCCCATGAATCACAGCCTGAACAAAATCCAATGTGACACTCATATAAATTCATTCTATCTCACAACCCCTAGCTCAACTAATATTTTCAGCTTGTTCTTTTGAATCCAACGACAAACAATTCAATTATTTTGATCGTCTTTAAGACTACACAAATCAGTATGTATTGATCCCTTTTGCTGAGATTTCTGTCTTCTACAAACGATAATCAAATAAATTTGATAGTATTATTGTATAagcatattttccatattttttttttcaattttcacaaaactttctgatttttttctcattttatataattttaacaaatttAATTTATCTTTATTCTTACTTATTTATGTCATCCGTAATTTGTTTCAAGAAAATTTCTTTGTATTATTTTTTTCGTAtttgttcatttttttttgtaatttacaattatttaataaaatttaagTACAAAACATAAACAAAAACATTTACGTACAAAACATAATGTTTCTATATTTATAAAGATAAAGATAATATAATAATATCAAATATTCATAATTTCATAATAAACTATTCATTATTCATAAATAGTTTAAGTTTATTTGTTAATAAATATTTTAAGTCgttaaattatgattaaattatCCGTTAAAATCATAAATGTaatataaataaatattttcGGAAAAATTTCCGAAAAAATCATAAACGTAATCATTTACGTACAAAAAGTTACGTACAAAACATGcgacaatttttttaaaaaaaaaaaattaattcctTTACTTTTATGTGGGTCCCGCATTTcacaattttatgaaaaaaaataaaaatgaaaaactgTGTGAGATGACGTGAACGCACAAAATTCTCTAAATGATCTTGTATTTATCAAGATAAGATGTGCTTGGTGATGCAATACTCTAAACCACTAATCCTATTATTATAGAATTAATTGAAAAACAAACTTAATAATAAATCTAAATTTTGAACCCGACTAGAATCTAACAGACAAcccatctctctaaaatttcctctctctaaaatcccCAAATAAATCTCCaaaaaaaacccccaaaccctaatctcctcTGCTCTGCCGCCGCCCCCTTCCTTCTACCACCCCATGCTAGCCCTTTCTTTCGCCGGTGATTGGGCCTCCCCGAGGCCGATCTCCGGCGCTTCATCTAAAAACCATCAATAGTGTTCGTGTTAAATCAATTTTAGCCCACTTGCTTCTTCTTCTTTCGATCTGTTGTGGGCTTTTCTTGATTTGGTTCTTTATTGGTGGTTGAGAGTTGAAGGAGAGGGCTAGTCGTTGGTTTTGGTGGTGGTGACGGTTGGATCGGCGGTGGGGTTTCTTCTTTTTCGGTTTCTGTTTGTTTGTTCCCATTTCCGTCTTTTTTCTTTCTTGTATTTCCTTTTTGGTTTAGTTTTTTTCTGTTTGCTTTTTTGTTCTCTCCCTGTTGGAGAGTTGGTCCCCACTTATGGTGGGTTTGCTCTCACTTTCTGTGGGCTTTTTCTCCCTTTATGAGAGGCGTGGACCTAAGCGGAAGATCGACACTTTCTTGGTATCTCCTATGGTGGTGCAGCTGATTTCGGTGCGTCGGATACAAGAGGTTAGAACAGAAAAAACTCGTCTTTTACAAAACTCTTTTAGATCCGAAGATCCCCTCCCGTTGGGCTGTGTGAAGAAACAATGGTGTTTTCGAGGGTGTGCAGAAGCCTCTTGCATTAAAATTAGAGATCTTTGTTTCGTAAAAGATGGTTTTTCTTTGATTTTAACGATATTGTATTTCGTCTTTTCTAACGTCTGTTGTAGATGCCGTATGGCTTTTGTTTAATGAATCGATCTTTCCCTTCAAAAAAAATTTAGATTTTGAAGCATATTACTTCAACAGTCATAAATTTGTTTCCTATAATCTagttagggggcgtttggttaaaCAAAGGAAAAGATAACGAAAACAAGAAAGGTAAATGAGGGGAAAGGAAATGgattcccccaaatttgaaatggATTCCCCCAAATTTAACTACTTGTTTGTTTCAATAAGAAAAGGAATGCCTTTAAATTTATCCACCACCTATTTTCTCAATTACACCAACCATCACCACCTCCAACCACTACCATCGTTCACTTCCACCGCTAGCACTGTCCATCCCTACCATGGAGACGTCGGCGCCGATCTCCTATTGTCGGCGCTACCTTCCCTGATCACGAGACCCGTCAGTCTTCCCCTCCTTTATACAAAACTCTTCCTctaatctctatcacattaggtAATTAACATTATTCAATCATGAATGCTCGGCTTACTTCATTCTCTATTTCAAAGTTTAATAGTATTTTGAAGGTAAGAAAGTGCTTAAACTCAGCAATATTATCATATTTCCAAATTTTAATTCAAATAAGGGGTTTTAAAATAAGAGGTCAAATACCGCCGGTAAAAGCATTGGGTCGTCAGTGACGGTGGTCTCGGAGTATCACAGGCGCAGTATGGTCATCTCATGGAAGCAGGTGGTGGTGGGTGGAAGTGATGGCAGTCATTTCAAGGTTGTGGTAATGGGTATTGGTGGTAATAATGGATCTTGGTGGTGGTTGGTCCTACGGGGAGTGATGGTGGTCAGAGAGTCGGTGGCGACGACCAGTCATAGTGATGGTAGTTTGATAGTCGGTGGTGGTGAGTGATATGGTGGATGGGTCAGTGGTAGTTGTAGTGGATGAGGTAAGGGGTAAGGGGAAAGGATTCTCATTCCTTGGGGGTGAGGcgtaaggggggggggggggagggattTAGGGGTAAGGAAGGGGGTCACATTCTCTTTATTTATGTCAAACAAAGACAAACAAAAGGAATCATTAGCTTTGATTCCCTTTCCTTTTCTTTTAGACATCCAGCCAAACAGCCCCTTAGTGCTTAACGATTCCTACTAATGTGTATTAGTGGAGTACCTAGTCAGGTAGACCATGGTTTATTGATGGTTAGCTCTATATTGTCTATTTAAGgacttatattatattatattatattatattatattatattatattatattatattatattatattatattatattatattatattatattatattattgttAATAGAGATAATTTACAAGCAAAACATCTCCATATGTTTAATTCTCCTCTCATCTTTTAGTCTATCATGTGATATCACACTTCTTGAAGCGAGAGTGTTGACAACACAATCACCTCTAATCAAGTAGCCAGGTTCGATTCCCGAAATGGCGCGATTATAAAAAAATGTTgagagcaaaaaaaaaagttataagtTAGCCACGTAGCCTTTGTAGCAATTTATTTTCGCATAGAAAAATTTTTTAGAGATACGGCGAGTAAGTTGATTTAATAAAGAAAAACTCATAAAATTTTATTAAGTGAGAGATACGCATTGTCTTGCTACTTTATCTATTTGATCAAGAAATTTGCATTTTATGGACTTAGTCAAGAAGACTCGGTTTACGTCTCGAAAAGAGATTTTGTTTGAAGTTGGGTATAGAGCCTAACACGAGTGGGTGCTAAAAGGACGACATACCGGTTGAAGCGACTTTGATTGTCAATGAGGATAAAAGATACGGGACAAACAATTTTTGGATGATGCATAATTTAAGGCAAGTGGCTAACTAACTAATTCATTATGTGCTGAAATTGTTAGTCTAGGTGTAACTTAGGTGTCGTTTAGTTGCCTTTGTAAATCATGGGAATTGCAAAATCCCTTGAATTACAAAAAATATAGACTGTTTGGTTGCCAATTTTTTGGCAAAATGTAGGCATTCAATATTTCTTGGAGTTTTGAATGCCTACATAATGGAGGAATTGAACTACCTACATCCCCCTAGGTAGTTGGCAACGCCTTGGAATTCAACTCCAACATCCTCAACCaaacgaatttttgaaatttatgtgaATTTGTCTATAGGAaaataattcacatgaattgattTTTCCGGTGTTAGTTTAATTCCTGGATCAACAAAATGAGGCTTTATTCAAGACCTTTTATCGAATAAGATGGGTTGAATGAAAAAATACATTAGAGTAATCGAGACTACAGAAGTCCCAAAATTTGAGAAATGGGATTCATTTGTGAGTTGATTGAGTGATGGAATTTTATTTTCATAAATTTCCGAAACAGAGACTAAAATTTTATCAATCTCTCTTTCATCCGGAAAACTTTGACCTAGTAACCTAATTTGATTGACAATAGACATAAGCTTACCCACATATTCTTTGATTGTCTCTGATTTTCTCATCCTTTGTATCTCGAATTCCCTCTTGAGATTCAAAACTTGCATTAGTTTTATTTGCTCGTTGCCTGCAAACTCTTGCTTTAGCACCTCCGATGCTTCTTTGGGTGACTCAAATGTTATAATAAATGGAAATATTTCGTCAGAGATCGCAGACTGGATACATGAGAGGGCTCTTGGCGTCTTTCTTATATCCTCGTCGTACCTTTTCATTTATTTTAAAGTAGAATTTTGTCGAAGAGGGGCTAGTTTCATAATTACTCTCATTGACCTCCCATCAATTTAAGGCTTTCAAATGAGACTATATTTTGATAGCCGAAACGTGATTATTTTCTCTCCTAAGAATGGGATATGATAAAGACATATTATTTGACGCCATTAATATTTTTGATTAAACCCTAGAAATGAACCCGGTACTCTAATACCAATTTGTTGGAATAATTGAGAAAATATTTGTTCTTATACGAGATAAAGCTATTGTTTTTACAATTGTGAAAAGAAACGTACAACTAGTGGCTATTATATAGCCAAATATATTTAACAAACCCCTAAATATAATCAATTATCTATGACCATATAAAATACTAACTAGATCAAAGGAAACAAAGTCTTGACTAATATTTTTGGatcacaataatccaacaatTATTGCTTATTAAATGAGTTATACAACATACTATTATCTACAAAATGATGCATATAGCATAACATTTTAACAAGTATGGTGACCGGTGAGTTGTCCATTTTAAATATTATATATCAAGCATTCTACTTATATATATTTCTTATTTAATATGCTAAAACGATATCATTTTAACAAATATTTTCCCATAATATTCTTTTGCCTTTCTTTATTGAGCGTACAAGTATTTTTATAATAtcaatttcttttttctttttttttggtggaatgttaaAATTCTCATTAAGTAAAATCGCCATGAAGTACATCACCACTATATAATCATACCTTTTCCAGGCTAGCTAAAGACTCATCTAACAAGCCTACAACTACATTATGTTGCATACTTAATCATCAGACTAAAATATCACACACCTACATCTCAAGTCTGCAACGATTATGCACCATCCAAATATGATAAATCATAGCAATAACTGAATCATATATGATTTGCTTCTTCATCAATGAATGCATCTTCAGTTTCCTACACCAGTCCAGAGTATCATGCTCTGGTATACAAACCCCTAACCAGTCCCCTAACATAGCTATGCACCTCTTGCTCACCTCACATGCAAAGAACAAGTGCTCATGGGATTGAACACTTAGACCACACAGTTCACACACATCATTTCCAATTATGCAAAACCTCAAGAGCCTGTCCTTAGTAGGTAACCTCTCCAAAGCAAACATCCAAGCAACAAATGCATTTTTAGGAAGTCCAACATTATTCTACATAATAGGGAATCAATCCACCCTATCTGACATCCCCATCAGCCAAGAAAAACCACTTGCAGGATTATATATGCCATTGTTTGTACTCCATCTACCACAAGTATACCCCACTTTCATTTTGTTTTTCACTTTACAAATTTGTCGCCATGTCCAGCTAGAGTTGATAGGAGGCTGATAATCAAACTAACACACCCACTTGATATAAATGTGATTAACCCAATGAATCCACAAATCGTCCTCTTTATTAGCTATCCACCAAGTATACTTACCAATCATTGTAATATTCCATACTTGGCTGTTTATCACACCCAGTCCACCACACTTGATATCCCTACATACCTGTTCCCAGGAGACATGAGGAGCTTTCATGTAGTTTTCATCCCCTTGCCACAGGTAATTTCTGCATATATTCATGATCTTAGTCATAATACCCTTAGGAATGACAAAGATTCGAGCCCAGTAAGCTAAGTATGAAGTTGTGACAATACAGCTTTCACTAAAACTAGTCTTCCAGCATAACCTAATTTCCTTGCACCCCATCCTCTAATTTTGCATACCATCTGCTCAATCAATTTAGAATAGTCACCAATAGAAATCCTCTTGTAAGATATTGGAATCCCAGATAACGAAAAGGAAAACTTCCAAGTTAAAACCCAGACATGATTAAGATAGACTGGAGTTCACCAGGCTGAATCCCATTGCAGTAGATTTCatatttctccttattcatatcCAGTCCAGAAGCCTTTGAAAAGGTGAGAAATGCCCTCAGAATAATTTTGACAGAGGCCATATCCCCCTACTAAATAGGAGAAGGTCATCTGCAAAACACGTCATCTGCAAAACACATATGACACAGCTTTAAACTCCTACATAGCGGGTGAAACGTGAAATCCCATGTCTGCACAACTACATCCAGAACCCCTGTGAAATACTCAATACGGATTGTGAAAAGTAAGGGTGACATAGGGTCTCCTTGTCTTATACCCCTCTTTCCCTCAAAATAACCAAATTGGCTCCCATTTAAAGCCAAGGTGAATGTAGGAGTAGTGACACACACCATGATTCGATTAACCAATTTGTCAGGGAAACCTAGAGCCCTGAACATGTCTTCAATAAAAGACCAGTCAAGAGAGTCATATGCTTTCCTCAAATCTACCTTCATTATAGTTCTTAGGGAACAAGCTTTCCTATTATATAAACGCACAAGATCTTGACAGATGAAAATGTTATCAACAATGTCCCTCCCCTTGATAAACGCACTCTGGTTCTCACTAATAATGTCTGCCAACGCTTCAGCCATTCTATTGCATATAACCTTGGTAATGCACTTATAAAGAACATTACAGCAAGCTATAGGTCTGAAATCAGCAACAGAGACATGCCTATTTTTCTGAGGGATCAAAGTTAGCACAGTAGAGTTCACATGCCTAAGCAATTTCCCAGTTGCAAAAACATCCTTAACAGCTTAAGACACATCTGACCCAATGACATCAAATGAATCTTTGAATAATTGACTTGTGTAACCATCCGGCCCAGGTGGCTTGTGAGCGGGGATGAAAAACAATGCTTCTCTAATCTCTAAATCAGTCACAGGTTGCATCAGTTTTTGTCTACGTTGCTCATTGAGGACCCTCCCTCTCCTTATAGTAGAGAAATGAACTCTAGTAACATGTTTATTTGTCCCCTACAAATTCTCATAATAAGCCAGAAAGGCATTCTCAATCCCCTGAACATTAGAGTAGGTGTGTCCCATAGTATCCTGAATAACCAACACATGATTTTGCATTCTCCTTCTTTTAATGAGACTATGAAAATAATGGGTGTTAGAGTCCCCTTTCTCAAACCACTGAGAATGAGATTTTTGAGCTAGAATATCATTTCTAGCTTAATCTAGCTCCCTATATGTTTGAGCAGCCACTCTTGCTTGACTATGCACAGTAGCATTACCCATATCCCCTTGTAATCTCTCTTAAAGATGCTCCAAATTAGTTCTAGAAATATTGGATGCAGCTTCAATATTAGAAAATGCCTCTTTATTCAATAATCTGAATTCTCTCTTCAATTCCTTCATCTTCCTTACCACTTGGAACATGGATATACCATAAATACTCTGGCTCCATACTTGCTCCACAATATGCAAGAAGTTTTCATCCTtaccccacatattgaagtattgAAAACTACTCTTTGCCTCTCAGTATGTCTCCATAAGTGCATGACATAAGGATTATGGTCAAATAACCCTTCAGGAAGAAATGTAGTAGTCATATCAAGGAACACCAATAACCATTCCAAATTCACCAGAGCCCTATCAATCCTATTAAACCTTTTTCCATCCCCATCCTGCTTATTACACCATGTGAAGAAAGCCCCATTAGCAGGTATGTCAGCAAGCTCACACTGATCAGCACACTCAATAAACATCTTTATTTCAGTTTCAGTCACTACAGAACCAATCCTCTCAGTATAACCTATAACATTGTTAAAGTCCCCACACACAAGCCAATGACCATCAACTCTGCTATGAAAATGCTCAAGAGATTCCCAAAGAGGTTCTCTATCCCCACTCCTATTAAAATCATAAACAAAGGACATCAACCAGGTTTCCCCATTAGGTCTATAATTGATTATGGTGCGAACAACCTGTGCTTCAtagttcaacaactcaacttgGTACACATCATCATCCCACAATATCCAAATTCTTCCACCCTGATAAGTACTATTATTAGTGATCAAAAACCACTTATTCCCCAAACCTTTATGCACTTTATTGATAGAATAACTACGAACTCTAGTTTCCATTAAGCCTACTAGccctatattattattattattattattattattattattattattattattatgcagaAACCATCTAATGTCTCTCTGCTAATTTGGGCTATTACACCCCCTTACATTCCAAAAACCTAGGCTAGTCATGATCAGCAGATTGTATTCCAGTCTCATTCTCACCATTACCCTCAGTGCAACCAGGAACAACTGTATTTAGAGAATCAAGGAAAGATTTGTTGCTGCCATCTCCAGTCCATGCACCATTCTGCCTATTCATGCGAATGAGAATTATTGTAGATGAGTTGGGAACTCTATGCCCAACTCCCAACATAGGAGTGAAAATTGGAGCTTACAAACCAGCATGAGTAGGTGTAATCAAAGCACTACCTGTCCCTCCATTGAGAGCAGGAGTAATAGTTCCTGAGGATTTAAGACAAACCCATGGCCTTTACTCCCTTACTCATCGTTGACAACAGGTTGGACAAGCCTCCATACCTGCTTTTTCTTCACCTTCTGTTTTTCCTTTTTTATCTCTTGTTTCCTACAATTCTTAGATTCATGCCCCATACCTTTGCATTTCCCATACAAAATAGGCTTTCACTCACAGTGAATGATTTGATGGTGAGCCACATCTAACTCGTCCAGAAACCTCACAGAATCAGGTTAGAGCTGCCCAATTTTAACCTTCACCATAATTCTCGCATAAGCAATCAAAGTTTTCTCGTAAGTGTCTATATCCATCCTCACAGGTTCCCCAACTAGCCCAACAATCTTCAGAAGAGCAGGACCCCAAAATTTTATGTGTAAACCATATAACCTAATCCATATAAGAACTGAGTCTACATCCTCCTTAATTAATTTCGCAGTTAGTGTCCATTCATTTACGATTAGGAGTTTATTGTCAAAAAAATAAAGGTCCGGCCTGAAGAACAATGCGCTTCTTCTCTTAAGATTTAAATCTAACTAGAAAAACCCTATTAGACTTAAATGAAATCTTATCAATTGTCTCCTCATTCCATATCCTCTTAATAAAGCTAGAAACAACACTCCATGGAGGGTTAGCCCCAAGTATATAACAATAGACCGCTTGAGACCAATAATCTAACTCAGATTGGACATTCTTAGAGGTTAATTGAAGCATACAAGACTTAGGAGACGTAGAATTTGAATGTTCGCTTGTCACCTCTGTCCATTCACCATCCTCTTCATAATATTCCTCCTCTATTGATTTCAACTCTGAAGCAAAATTAAACGGCTGCAACCCAGACGGACCCTCACCAGGAACTTGTTCCACATCGCTCAAACTATCAGTGCCAGTATCCTTATTATGtgtcatgttttttttttattaatatgaagaATAGAAGGATTACTATACGAATTTTTCGTAATTACTTTATCTTTTTGCAGAGATTTGTTGATTTTAGCCGAAGAAAGTTTATGTGTAACCATTGTTAGCCCCAAAAACAAGAACCCTAATTAAAATATCTCTCTACTTTTTTATAATATCAAtttcaaaaaaata
This sequence is a window from Silene latifolia isolate original U9 population chromosome 8, ASM4854445v1, whole genome shotgun sequence. Protein-coding genes within it:
- the LOC141595442 gene encoding uncharacterized protein LOC141595442, producing the protein METRVRSYSINKVHKGLGNKWFLITNNSTYQGGRIWILWDDDVYQVELLNYEAQVVRTIINYRPNGETWLMSFVYDFNRSGDREPLWESLEHFHSRVDGHWLVCGDFNNVIGYTERIGSVVTETEIKMFIECADQCELADIPANGAFFTWCNKQDGDGKRFNRIDRALVNLEWLLVFLDMTTTFLPEGLFDHNPYVMHLWRHTERQRVVFNTSICGVRMKTSCILWSKYGARVFMGTNKHVTRVHFSTIRRGRVLNEQRRQKLMQPVTDLEIREALFFIPAHKPPGPDGYTSQLFKDSFDVIGHVNSTVLTLIPQKNRHVSVADFRPIACCNVLYKCITKVICNRMAEALADIISENQSAFIKGRDIVDNIFICQDLVRLYNRKACSLRTIMKVDLRKAYDSLDWSFIEDMFRALGFPDKLVNRIMVCVTTPTFTLALNGSQFGYFEGKRGIRQGDPMSPLLFTIRIEYFTGVLDVVVQTWDFTFHPLCRSLKLCHMCFADDVFCR
- the LOC141595441 gene encoding uncharacterized protein LOC141595441 — its product is MKGGSRPQTQMNSFRDVVDECGLRDLPYEGHEFAFDNGQAVEDNRQCRLDRAMVSRTWTDRFPYAKLIHLDREWSDHAPIKVILHRRSSSGSDAPKRFRFEQIWVGQDGCEDAVIRGWGQQDSDLLECINQCARELQKWKGVNIGKILRDLRKKRERLRRLNEGGRSSREVQERRKVVKEIAELMKQEETFWRQRSRAMWLKDGDKNTSFFHRRATQRKEKNHIAKIVTDDGQIKTTNTEIAACVVDYFKGLFKSSRPVGYSQLLVGIEGRVTEEMNAGLREHYRVEEILEALNQMHPLKAPGIDGMNGLFYQTYWHIIGPAVV